The nucleotide window CCGATCTGCGAGAGGGACGCGCCGTAGGACCGTGACCCAGGGCCCGCAACGAGCACGCGCACAACGGAAGCGTTTTTCGCCGCGCCGCCCGTTGGCCGCCCATGGCCGCCCCGCCGAAACCCGTCTTCTTCGAGACGCCCGCGAAGCTCCGCGCCTGGCTCGCAAAGCACCACGCGACGGCAACGGAGCTGTGGGTCGGATACCACAAGGTCGCCAGCGGAAAGGCCAGCGTCAGCTGGCCCGAATCGGTGGACCAGGCGCTCTGCTAC belongs to Candidatus Thermoplasmatota archaeon and includes:
- a CDS encoding bacteriocin-protection protein translates to MAAPPKPVFFETPAKLRAWLAKHHATATELWVGYHKVASGKASVSWPESVDQALCYGWIDGVRKGLGPDAYAIRFTPRKPGSTWSRVNVQR